The Bradyrhizobium sp. WBAH42 genome includes a window with the following:
- a CDS encoding small ribosomal subunit Rsm22 family protein, whose protein sequence is MQISPTLPAELKAALDGKLQGFSRSDAAQRSQRISTAYRAGGGSGTIKSEADALAYALARMPATYAAVAASVNALTEIAPDLAPETLLDVGAGPGTASWAAAEAFPSLQDFTLLDANATLSRLALELARDSTRLADCRYLPGDASGNLAEVSQADLVIASYVINELGEAEQRKLAEAMWAKARHALVVIEPGTPAGYARILALRKQLISAGAFVAAPCPHERPCPLIAPDWCHFSQRLPRSQAHRQIKGAEVPFEDERFIYVALTRTPPAMRAARVLAPPDIGKAEITAKLCTEAGVAPAKVPRRDKAAYADARRWRWGDAVMSES, encoded by the coding sequence ATGCAGATCTCCCCCACCCTTCCCGCCGAACTGAAGGCCGCGCTCGACGGCAAGCTCCAGGGCTTCTCCCGCAGCGACGCGGCGCAGCGCTCGCAAAGAATCTCGACCGCCTATCGCGCCGGTGGCGGCTCCGGCACGATCAAGTCCGAAGCCGATGCGCTCGCTTATGCGCTGGCGCGCATGCCTGCGACCTACGCGGCGGTGGCGGCCAGCGTCAATGCGCTCACTGAGATCGCGCCTGATCTCGCCCCCGAGACATTGCTCGACGTCGGCGCCGGCCCGGGCACCGCCAGCTGGGCGGCCGCGGAAGCCTTTCCGTCGCTGCAGGATTTCACGCTGCTCGACGCCAATGCCACGCTGAGCCGGCTCGCGCTGGAACTGGCACGCGACAGCACGCGCCTCGCGGACTGCCGCTATCTGCCCGGCGATGCCAGCGGCAATCTCGCTGAAGTCTCGCAAGCCGATCTCGTCATCGCCAGCTACGTCATCAATGAGCTCGGCGAGGCCGAACAGCGCAAGCTCGCGGAAGCGATGTGGGCCAAAGCGCGCCACGCGCTGGTGGTGATCGAGCCCGGCACGCCGGCCGGCTATGCGCGCATCCTTGCGCTGCGCAAGCAGCTGATCTCAGCTGGTGCCTTCGTCGCCGCGCCCTGCCCGCACGAAAGGCCCTGCCCGCTCATCGCCCCCGACTGGTGCCATTTCAGCCAGCGCCTGCCGCGGTCGCAGGCGCACCGCCAGATCAAGGGCGCCGAGGTGCCGTTCGAGGACGAGCGCTTCATCTACGTCGCGCTGACTCGCACGCCTCCGGCCATGCGCGCCGCGCGCGTGCTAGCGCCGCCGGACATCGGCAAGGCGGAGATCACGGCCAAGCTCTGCACGGAGGCTGGGGTTGCGCCGGCAAAAGTCCCGCGGCGCGACAAGGCGGCCTATGCCGACGCGCGGCGCTGGCGCTGGGGCGATGCCGTCATGTCCGAAAGTTAA
- a CDS encoding LemA family protein, whose amino-acid sequence MSTGWIVLGVIVVLVLFAFSAYNRLVALSQRVGQAFADIDVQLKQRHDLVPNLVETVKGYASHERGTLDDVIKARNSAMSAQGPAQVSAAETQLSGALGRLIALSEAYPDLKANANFQQLASELSDLENKIAASRRFFNNAVQEYNTGIQQMPAALFAGMFGFTRKEFFDLGASRTEVEAAPQVKF is encoded by the coding sequence ATGTCGACCGGCTGGATCGTTCTCGGCGTCATCGTCGTCCTCGTGCTGTTCGCCTTCAGCGCCTACAACCGCCTGGTGGCGCTGAGCCAGCGCGTCGGCCAGGCCTTTGCCGACATCGACGTGCAGCTCAAGCAGCGCCACGACTTGGTCCCAAACCTGGTCGAGACCGTGAAGGGCTATGCCTCGCATGAGCGCGGCACGCTCGACGACGTCATCAAGGCGCGCAACTCGGCGATGTCGGCGCAGGGCCCGGCGCAGGTGTCCGCGGCCGAAACCCAGCTCTCCGGTGCGCTCGGCCGGCTGATCGCGTTGTCGGAGGCCTATCCGGACCTCAAGGCCAACGCCAATTTCCAGCAGCTCGCATCCGAGCTCTCCGACCTCGAGAACAAGATCGCAGCCAGCCGCCGCTTCTTCAACAACGCAGTCCAGGAATACAACACCGGCATCCAGCAGATGCCCGCCGCTCTGTTCGCCGGCATGTTCGGCTTCACCAGGAAGGAGTTCTTCGATCTCGGCGCCAGCCGCACCGAGGTCGAGGCGGCGCCGCAGGTGAAGTTCTGA
- a CDS encoding M48 family metallopeptidase, whose translation MAAYGLYTHIASNKFRSMLLLAGLFALVYVLVYAGALVAEVVINGNGTVAYYLTRAFSDLLKAAPFATVAAIAWIAIAYFFHQSMIDAVTGGHAVTRQEEPRLYNLLENLCISRGITMPKLKIMASPALNAFATGLNPRQYSITVTTGLLDALNDKEIEAVLGHELTHIKNGDVQLMVVAVIIAGVVGFFGELFFRLFTNLNWSSGSGGSWSSGSSSSSRSSSSSSDSKSSGGGAIIVIIIAIVLIVLAWLLSQVVKLALSRSREYLADAGSVELTKDPDAMISALRKIENRGELPGATSAVMELCVDNPREGFADLFATHPSVQSRVDALVKFAGGHDPGPLPDPTEETEQPETEQAEAQDGPPPLSHGPWGDGAAPANPPPVPAPSPSGAPAANPMGPWGRH comes from the coding sequence ATGGCCGCGTATGGTCTCTACACGCACATCGCCTCGAACAAGTTTCGTTCGATGCTGCTGCTCGCCGGCCTGTTCGCGCTGGTCTACGTGCTGGTCTATGCCGGCGCGCTGGTGGCCGAGGTCGTCATCAACGGCAACGGCACGGTCGCCTATTATCTGACCCGGGCCTTCTCCGACCTGCTGAAGGCCGCGCCCTTCGCGACCGTTGCGGCGATCGCGTGGATCGCGATCGCCTATTTCTTCCACCAGTCGATGATCGACGCCGTGACCGGCGGCCACGCCGTCACCCGGCAGGAGGAGCCGCGGCTCTATAATCTGCTGGAAAACCTCTGCATCTCGCGCGGCATCACCATGCCGAAGCTGAAGATCATGGCGAGCCCGGCGCTGAACGCGTTCGCCACCGGTCTCAATCCGCGGCAATATTCCATCACGGTCACCACGGGTCTCCTCGATGCGCTCAACGACAAGGAGATCGAAGCGGTGCTGGGCCACGAGCTGACCCACATCAAAAACGGCGACGTGCAGCTCATGGTGGTCGCCGTCATCATCGCCGGCGTGGTCGGCTTCTTCGGCGAATTGTTCTTCCGCCTGTTCACGAATCTGAACTGGAGCTCCGGTTCCGGCGGCTCCTGGTCCTCGGGCTCCTCCTCGTCCTCGCGGTCGTCCTCGTCCTCAAGCGACAGCAAGAGCTCCGGGGGCGGTGCGATCATCGTCATCATCATCGCAATCGTGCTGATCGTGCTGGCCTGGCTGCTGTCGCAGGTGGTGAAGCTCGCGCTGTCGCGGTCACGCGAATATCTCGCCGACGCCGGCTCGGTCGAGCTGACCAAAGATCCGGATGCCATGATCTCGGCGCTGCGCAAGATCGAGAATCGCGGCGAGCTGCCAGGCGCGACCTCGGCGGTGATGGAGCTCTGCGTCGACAATCCGCGCGAGGGCTTTGCCGATCTGTTCGCGACCCACCCGTCCGTGCAGTCCCGGGTCGACGCCCTGGTCAAGTTCGCCGGCGGCCATGACCCCGGTCCGCTGCCGGACCCCACCGAAGAGACGGAACAGCCCGAGACCGAACAGGCCGAGGCGCAGGACGGTCCGCCGCCGCTCTCGCACGGGCCGTGGGGCGATGGCGCCGCTCCCGCCAATCCGCCGCCTGTTCCCGCGCCCAGCCCCTCGGGAGCCCCGGCAGCCAATCCGATGGGACCGTGGGGCCGTCACTGA
- a CDS encoding GIY-YIG nuclease family protein: protein MSIDRKAAIAAYKERKTAVGIYVVRCVATGEAWVGQAFDLEKVANRIWFTLRQGGHPCRALQAAWNAHGAAGLTFAECERLDEEETSYIRDALLKDRMLHWRSDLNAEAI, encoded by the coding sequence ATGAGCATCGACCGAAAGGCCGCGATTGCCGCCTACAAGGAGCGCAAGACCGCCGTCGGCATCTACGTCGTCCGCTGCGTGGCGACAGGCGAAGCCTGGGTCGGGCAGGCGTTTGATCTCGAGAAGGTCGCCAACCGGATCTGGTTCACGCTGCGCCAGGGCGGGCATCCCTGCCGCGCCCTTCAAGCGGCGTGGAACGCGCATGGCGCCGCTGGCCTGACATTCGCCGAGTGCGAGCGGCTGGACGAGGAGGAAACGAGCTACATCCGCGATGCACTCCTGAAGGACCGCATGCTGCATTGGCGGTCGGACCTCAACGCCGAAGCGATCTAG
- a CDS encoding SDR family oxidoreductase — translation MGSLQDKNVVVVGGSRGVGRAIAEAALGEGATVLAVAREAAALTQLANETPRLRTLAADATQDTAPGQVFAALAPDVLVICAGSLAPSAPIQDLTWEAFSANWETDVKASFLFCRAALRGPLKPGTRIVQISSGAAFSGGPPFAGGYAGAKRAQIFLAGHCQKESDRLGLGLRFMDLAPMRIMPGTRVGKGGVDGYAGYLGIQPADVLAGMTDMQTPADVGRAVVALATGTSEGSSFMVSGSGLAPAA, via the coding sequence ATGGGATCGTTGCAAGATAAAAATGTCGTCGTCGTAGGAGGCAGCCGCGGCGTCGGCCGCGCAATCGCGGAAGCCGCCCTCGGCGAGGGAGCGACGGTCCTCGCCGTCGCCCGCGAAGCAGCAGCCCTGACTCAATTGGCGAACGAGACGCCGAGGTTGAGAACCCTTGCGGCCGACGCGACGCAGGATACAGCGCCGGGGCAGGTTTTCGCCGCGCTGGCGCCGGACGTCCTGGTGATCTGCGCGGGCTCACTTGCCCCCAGCGCGCCTATACAGGACCTGACCTGGGAGGCCTTCTCCGCCAACTGGGAAACGGACGTCAAGGCGTCGTTCCTGTTTTGCAGGGCGGCGCTGCGAGGTCCGCTCAAGCCGGGAACACGGATCGTCCAGATCTCCAGTGGCGCGGCCTTCAGCGGCGGACCGCCGTTTGCCGGCGGGTATGCGGGGGCAAAGCGCGCGCAGATCTTCCTGGCCGGTCATTGCCAGAAGGAGTCGGATCGGCTCGGACTGGGCCTGCGCTTCATGGACCTGGCCCCCATGCGTATCATGCCCGGCACCCGCGTGGGCAAGGGCGGCGTCGACGGCTATGCCGGCTATCTGGGCATCCAGCCCGCGGACGTTCTCGCGGGCATGACCGACATGCAAACGCCGGCCGATGTGGGAAGGGCGGTGGTTGCCCTGGCCACCGGGACATCGGAGGGCAGTTCCTTCATGGTGAGCGGGAGCGGACTTGCGCCGGCGGCCTGA
- a CDS encoding RNA polymerase subunit sigma-70, translated as MTGPPGPFEPLGEPGQPFLDRLAFEHFTAAHRREIKLHCYRMMGSLHEADDLVQETFLRAWRARSEFDGRGSVRGWLYTIATNSCLNALKARTKTHRFLQQPGRPPSQGRATGGPAAELAWLDPYPDAELPAVADDTPGPEARYETREAVQLAFVAAIQDLPPRQRAALLLSDVLGWSAVETARLLGGSTASINSALQRARATLAARYPEGRPAVDRRPAERRDCCSSATCRPGRPPISTAS; from the coding sequence ATGACAGGCCCTCCTGGCCCTTTCGAGCCATTGGGCGAGCCAGGCCAGCCGTTCCTCGATCGGCTGGCCTTCGAGCATTTCACGGCGGCTCACCGTCGCGAGATCAAGCTCCACTGCTACCGCATGATGGGCTCGCTGCACGAGGCGGACGACCTCGTACAGGAGACCTTTCTGCGAGCTTGGCGCGCGCGGTCGGAGTTCGACGGGCGAGGCTCGGTCCGCGGCTGGCTCTACACGATCGCCACCAACAGCTGCCTCAACGCTCTCAAGGCGAGGACCAAGACGCATCGCTTTCTCCAGCAGCCCGGACGGCCTCCCTCGCAGGGGCGGGCCACGGGCGGGCCCGCAGCCGAGCTTGCCTGGCTGGACCCTTACCCGGATGCGGAGCTTCCCGCCGTCGCCGACGACACGCCCGGTCCGGAAGCACGGTACGAGACCCGCGAAGCCGTGCAGCTCGCCTTCGTCGCGGCCATCCAGGATCTGCCGCCTAGGCAGCGGGCCGCGCTGCTGCTTTCCGACGTCCTGGGATGGTCGGCTGTCGAAACGGCGCGATTGTTGGGCGGCTCGACGGCCTCGATCAACAGCGCATTGCAGCGGGCTCGCGCAACCCTCGCGGCGCGATATCCCGAGGGACGTCCCGCCGTCGATCGCAGACCAGCCGAGAGGAGGGACTGCTGCTCGAGCGCTACATGCAGACCTGGCAGGCCGCCAATCTCGACGGCTTCATAG
- a CDS encoding nuclear transport factor 2 family protein has protein sequence MQTWQAANLDGFIELLREDATFSMPPWREWYQGRAAIRAFFETIWTRFAGFRAVAIGANGQPAVGVYARTHQDPAWRAHSLHVIEPADGGIASLTVYLGPLGPELFPAFGLPPP, from the coding sequence ATGCAGACCTGGCAGGCCGCCAATCTCGACGGCTTCATAGAACTCTTGCGGGAGGACGCCACCTTTAGCATGCCGCCATGGCGGGAGTGGTATCAGGGGCGCGCGGCCATTCGGGCTTTCTTCGAGACCATCTGGACCAGGTTTGCCGGCTTCCGAGCGGTCGCCATCGGCGCCAACGGCCAGCCGGCTGTCGGTGTCTACGCGCGCACCCATCAAGATCCGGCATGGCGCGCCCATTCGCTGCATGTCATCGAGCCTGCGGACGGCGGGATCGCCTCGCTGACGGTCTATCTGGGGCCGCTCGGGCCCGAGCTGTTTCCGGCCTTCGGCTTGCCGCCGCCCTAG
- a CDS encoding adenine phosphoribosyltransferase, giving the protein MTFDHDLKASVRTIPDYPKPGIMFRDITTLLADARAFRRAVDELVNPWAGNKIDKVAGMEARGFIIGGAVAHQLSAGFVPIRKKGKLPHTTVRIAYSLEYGIDEMEMHVDAIQPGERVILVDDLIATGGTAEGAVKLLRQIGANVVAVCFIIDLPELGGAAKLRAMDVPVRTLMTFEGH; this is encoded by the coding sequence ATGACCTTTGACCACGATCTGAAGGCGAGCGTCCGCACCATCCCGGACTATCCCAAGCCCGGGATCATGTTCCGCGACATCACAACCCTGCTCGCGGATGCGCGCGCGTTCCGCCGCGCCGTGGACGAGCTCGTCAATCCCTGGGCCGGCAACAAGATCGACAAGGTCGCCGGCATGGAGGCGCGCGGCTTCATCATCGGCGGCGCGGTGGCGCACCAGCTCTCGGCCGGCTTCGTGCCGATCCGCAAGAAGGGCAAGCTGCCGCATACCACGGTGCGCATCGCCTACTCGCTCGAATACGGCATCGACGAGATGGAGATGCATGTCGACGCGATTCAGCCCGGCGAGCGCGTCATCCTGGTCGACGACCTCATCGCCACCGGCGGCACCGCGGAAGGCGCGGTGAAGCTGCTGCGCCAGATCGGCGCCAACGTCGTCGCCGTCTGCTTCATCATCGACCTGCCCGAGCTCGGCGGCGCCGCCAAGCTGCGTGCGATGGACGTCCCGGTGCGCACGCTGATGACGTTCGAGGGGCATTGA
- a CDS encoding anthranilate synthase component I, which translates to MNRTVFALPARSEYATRAGLAITRVAEQFTGGASRLDDLISLLDRRRGVVLSSGTTVPGRYESFDLGFSDPPLKLETVGVNFKLEALNARGEVLIAFLGDVLRDPCVVISEKAAARLAGHIIRGDAPVEEDQRTRRASVMSLVRDLVAAFSANDDGLLGLFGAFAYDLVFQIEDLVQKRPREQDQRDIVLYVPDRLLAYDRATGRGVVLSYDFAWKGKSTEGLPRETADSPYLKTPRQGFADHAPGEYQATVETARAAFARGDLFEAVPGQLFAEPCDRSPAEVFQRLCVINPSPYGALMNLGEGEFLVSASPEMFVRSDGRRVETCPISGTIARGLDAIGDAEQIRQLLNSEKDEFELNMCTDVDRNDKARVCVPGTIKVLARRQIETYSKLFHTVDHVEGMLRPGFDALDAFLTHAWAVTVTGAPKLWAMQFVEDHERSPRRWYAGAIGAVNFDGSINTGLTIRTIRMKDGLAEVRVGATCLFDSDPAAEDRECQVKAAALFQALRGDPPKPLSTFAPDATGSGKQVLLIDHDDSFVHMLADYFRQVGASVTVVRYVHALDMLKRKRWDLLVLSPGPGRPEDFGIKTTIDAALEKKLPVFGVCLGVQAIGEYFGGELGQLTHPAHGRPSRVQVRGGRLMRNLPNEIVIGRYHSLFVERDSMPEVLSVTASTEDGVAMALEHKTLPVAGVQFHPESLMSLGGEVGLRIVENAFRLDAGAN; encoded by the coding sequence ATGAACAGGACAGTCTTTGCCCTCCCGGCCAGAAGTGAGTACGCGACCCGCGCGGGGCTTGCGATCACGCGCGTGGCGGAGCAATTTACCGGCGGCGCCAGCAGGCTCGACGACCTCATCAGCCTGCTCGACCGCCGCCGCGGCGTGGTGCTGTCCTCGGGCACGACCGTGCCCGGCCGCTACGAGAGCTTCGACCTCGGCTTCTCCGATCCGCCGCTCAAGCTCGAGACAGTCGGCGTCAATTTCAAGCTGGAAGCGCTGAACGCGCGCGGAGAGGTGCTGATCGCCTTCCTCGGCGACGTCCTGCGCGACCCCTGCGTGGTGATCTCCGAGAAGGCTGCAGCGCGCTTGGCCGGCCACATCATCCGCGGCGATGCCCCGGTCGAGGAAGACCAGCGCACGCGGCGGGCCAGCGTGATGTCGCTGGTGCGCGACCTCGTCGCCGCCTTCTCCGCCAATGATGATGGCCTGCTCGGCCTGTTCGGCGCCTTCGCCTACGACCTCGTCTTCCAGATCGAGGACCTCGTTCAGAAGCGTCCGCGCGAGCAAGACCAGCGCGACATCGTGCTGTACGTGCCCGATCGCCTGCTGGCCTATGACCGCGCCACCGGCCGCGGCGTCGTGCTCTCTTACGATTTCGCCTGGAAGGGCAAATCGACGGAGGGCCTGCCGCGCGAAACCGCCGACAGCCCCTACCTGAAGACGCCGCGCCAGGGTTTTGCCGATCACGCGCCCGGTGAATATCAGGCCACGGTCGAAACCGCGCGCGCGGCCTTCGCGCGCGGCGATCTGTTCGAGGCCGTGCCCGGCCAACTGTTCGCCGAGCCCTGCGACCGCTCACCGGCCGAAGTGTTCCAGCGCCTCTGCGTCATCAACCCGTCGCCCTACGGCGCGCTGATGAATCTCGGCGAGGGCGAGTTTCTTGTCTCGGCGTCGCCCGAAATGTTCGTGCGCTCGGACGGCCGCCGCGTCGAGACCTGCCCGATCTCCGGCACGATTGCGCGCGGCCTTGATGCGATCGGCGACGCCGAGCAGATCCGCCAGCTCTTGAACTCGGAGAAGGACGAGTTCGAGCTCAACATGTGCACCGACGTCGACCGCAACGACAAGGCGCGCGTCTGTGTGCCCGGCACCATCAAGGTTCTAGCGCGCCGGCAGATCGAGACGTACTCAAAACTGTTCCACACCGTCGACCACGTCGAGGGCATGCTGCGCCCCGGCTTCGACGCGCTCGATGCCTTCCTCACCCATGCCTGGGCGGTCACCGTCACGGGTGCGCCAAAGCTGTGGGCGATGCAGTTCGTCGAGGACCACGAGCGCTCGCCGCGGCGCTGGTATGCCGGTGCGATCGGCGCGGTGAATTTCGACGGCAGCATCAACACCGGCCTCACCATCCGCACCATCCGCATGAAGGATGGCCTCGCCGAAGTGCGCGTCGGTGCCACCTGCCTGTTCGATTCCGATCCCGCCGCGGAAGATCGCGAATGCCAGGTCAAGGCTGCCGCCCTGTTCCAGGCGCTGCGCGGCGATCCGCCGAAGCCGCTCTCGACCTTTGCGCCCGATGCCACCGGCTCGGGCAAGCAGGTGCTGCTGATCGACCACGACGACAGCTTCGTGCATATGCTCGCCGATTATTTCCGTCAGGTCGGCGCCAGCGTCACCGTGGTCCGCTATGTGCATGCGCTCGACATGCTCAAGCGGAAGAGGTGGGATTTGCTGGTGCTGTCGCCCGGCCCCGGGCGCCCTGAGGATTTCGGGATCAAGACAACAATCGACGCGGCGCTGGAGAAGAAGCTGCCGGTGTTCGGCGTCTGCCTCGGCGTCCAGGCGATCGGCGAATATTTCGGCGGCGAGCTCGGCCAGCTCACCCATCCCGCCCATGGCCGGCCCTCACGGGTGCAGGTGCGCGGCGGCCGGCTGATGCGCAACCTGCCGAACGAGATCGTCATTGGCCGCTATCACTCGCTCTTCGTCGAGCGCGACAGCATGCCGGAGGTCCTGAGCGTCACCGCCAGCACCGAGGACGGCGTCGCCATGGCGCTTGAGCACAAGACCCTGCCGGTCGCCGGCGTGCAATTCCACCCGGAATCGCTGATGTCGCTCGGCGGCGAGGTGGGGTTACGTATCGTCGAAAACGCGTTCCGGCTGGATGCTGGGGCGAATTGA
- a CDS encoding DUF4375 domain-containing protein, producing MIVDGRLTTVVLPRERLEAPEDPEKAEYLTHAVVDYVNQMQRVGVYSGRELPAVAMQAYHADYYLAQVNNGGHSQFIGNTGVSMLPTTSGDALAGLEAMGASAQHRILQEMIAWVGDNPQESVQQNGFENRASALDALDRRFYEAERQQPMKQLAARWIASWPELHAVAQEQYASEIERLAQLNPHLSQRRIWLSVRHISSQITDRLQLTIAAACGAVRPDPELKVQAFAGSNMDVEGVQGIAIGVKTDKGSRLCVYEEAGGELYEFGPGSQSPKPSAMHEVLKSFPPTLVGARLSTVGADTIRNFLRVAEQNLAAEAIDLLLRKLDLDPAAMITALRVSDDHATWCAVTGKTGVMVETLADRSNVVEPDDELLLTVTRAEIERHASDAAIGRDSLQMRA from the coding sequence ATGATTGTGGATGGTCGGTTGACGACGGTTGTTTTGCCTCGCGAGCGGCTGGAGGCGCCCGAGGACCCTGAGAAGGCCGAATATCTAACCCACGCGGTGGTCGACTACGTCAACCAAATGCAACGCGTCGGCGTGTACTCCGGACGTGAACTGCCCGCTGTGGCCATGCAGGCCTATCACGCAGACTACTATCTCGCTCAGGTCAACAACGGCGGTCACAGCCAGTTCATCGGTAACACGGGCGTTTCGATGCTTCCCACGACGTCTGGCGATGCGCTCGCCGGACTCGAGGCGATGGGAGCGAGCGCGCAACATCGTATATTGCAGGAAATGATCGCCTGGGTAGGGGATAATCCCCAAGAGAGCGTGCAGCAGAATGGCTTCGAGAACCGAGCCTCGGCGCTCGATGCGCTTGATCGTCGCTTCTATGAAGCAGAACGACAGCAACCAATGAAACAACTTGCAGCCCGATGGATCGCAAGCTGGCCCGAATTGCATGCTGTCGCGCAGGAACAGTATGCCTCCGAAATCGAACGGCTTGCGCAACTTAACCCACATCTGTCGCAACGTCGGATCTGGCTGAGCGTTCGCCACATCAGCTCTCAGATCACCGACCGCCTGCAGCTCACGATCGCCGCCGCGTGCGGGGCGGTGAGGCCTGACCCGGAGCTCAAGGTTCAGGCGTTCGCGGGAAGCAATATGGATGTTGAAGGGGTGCAGGGCATTGCCATTGGCGTCAAGACTGACAAGGGTTCGCGCCTGTGCGTTTACGAAGAGGCGGGTGGAGAACTTTACGAATTCGGCCCAGGCAGCCAGAGCCCGAAGCCGTCGGCCATGCATGAAGTATTGAAGAGCTTTCCGCCCACACTGGTGGGCGCGCGGTTGTCGACGGTAGGCGCTGACACGATCCGGAATTTCTTGAGAGTTGCCGAGCAAAATCTGGCGGCCGAGGCCATCGACCTGCTGTTGCGAAAGTTGGATCTGGATCCGGCCGCGATGATCACGGCGCTACGCGTGAGCGACGATCATGCCACATGGTGTGCGGTCACAGGAAAGACAGGTGTTATGGTTGAAACCTTGGCTGACCGTAGCAATGTCGTCGAACCCGACGACGAACTTCTGCTCACGGTAACGCGAGCCGAGATCGAGCGTCATGCTTCGGACGCGGCCATAGGGCGCGACAGCCTGCAGATGCGGGCTTGA
- a CDS encoding dienelactone hydrolase family protein, whose protein sequence is MGTSITFKRPDGKDASGYLANAARGNAPGVVVIQEWWGLSDQIKGLCDRFALAGFDALAPDLYKGKVVPYHDTDSANKEMNSLDFMDATAQTVRGAAQYLSRNGAKVGLTGFCLGGAVTIIGATKIPELAAGVVFYGIPPEQAAKPADVKIPLQAHFANKDDWCTPELVNGFEKAMKAAGKSLELFRYDAEHAFVNEQRQAVHDREAAELAWGRATEFFRKHLG, encoded by the coding sequence ATGGGAACCAGCATCACCTTCAAGCGCCCGGACGGCAAGGACGCCTCGGGCTATCTCGCCAACGCCGCGCGCGGCAATGCGCCGGGCGTGGTCGTGATCCAGGAATGGTGGGGCCTGTCCGACCAGATCAAGGGCCTGTGCGACCGCTTCGCGCTGGCCGGTTTCGACGCGCTGGCGCCCGATCTCTACAAGGGCAAGGTGGTGCCGTATCACGACACGGACAGCGCCAACAAGGAGATGAATTCGCTCGACTTCATGGACGCCACCGCGCAGACCGTGCGCGGTGCCGCGCAATATCTGTCGCGCAACGGCGCCAAGGTCGGGCTGACCGGCTTCTGCCTCGGCGGCGCCGTCACCATCATCGGCGCGACCAAGATCCCGGAGCTCGCGGCCGGCGTCGTGTTCTACGGCATCCCGCCCGAGCAGGCGGCCAAGCCCGCCGACGTCAAGATCCCGCTCCAGGCCCATTTCGCCAACAAGGACGATTGGTGCACGCCGGAGCTGGTCAATGGTTTCGAGAAGGCCATGAAGGCCGCCGGCAAGTCGCTGGAGCTGTTCCGCTATGACGCCGAGCACGCCTTCGTCAACGAGCAGCGCCAGGCCGTGCACGACCGCGAAGCCGCCGAGCTCGCCTGGGGCCGGGCGACGGAGTTTTTCCGGAAGCATCTGGGGTAG